From the Chloroflexota bacterium genome, the window CAGGCATATCCCATCTTATTATAGTACATGGCATTCCGATAAAGATACAGCCCTGGCACCATGGTGGACACTCCCGGGCCGCCGTTGGTCATCACCATGATGGTGGTGAATCCCTGAAACGATCCGATCACCGTCAGGATCACGATCAGCTTGACCTGGGACATCACGAGCGGCAGCTCCACGTGCCAGAAGCGCTTCCAGGTGGACGCGCCGTCGATGGCCGCCGCATCCAGCAACTCCATAGGGATAGCCTGGAATCCGGCCAGATAGATCAGCGTCGAGATGCCCGCCACCCACGGGAACCCGATGAACATGATCGCATAGAGGGCCAGATCGAAGTCCCCCAGCCACGGCCGGGCCAACGACCCCAGTCCGATCGATCTCAGGATCTGGTTCAGCAGGCCGATGTTGGGGTTGTAGATGAAGCGCCAGATCATCAGGGTGACCATGCCCGGCACCACCATGGGCACGACGAACAGCACGCGATAGAAATAAGCCAGCCGGAGATCACGCAGATGGAAGATCAACGCCCCAGCCATCAGTGGGAAGGTGAGGTTGATGGCCAGCGCCACCAATGTGAGCTTCACCATGTTGCCTAGGGACAACCAGATGGTTGGATCGTGGATCATCAGGTTGAAATTGCTCAGGCCGGAGAAGCGCTTGAAGTTCGCCCCATTCCAGTCGAAGAAGCTGTGGTACAGGGCCGACGCGGCGGGGTAATAATTGAAGAGCAAGATCAGCGTGAACGTGGGCAGTAGCAACAGATAGCATTCCTTGCACCGGGCCGCATGCCGCAGGGTGACCGCGATCTTCGACGGGGAAACGGCGGCGGGTCTTGCACGTTGGGCCGTCAACTGTGTCATCTCTCCTCTCCCATGATAGCGAGTCAGGGGGAGCCGGCTCCCCCTGACTCGTCTCATCGTGCAGGGTGCTAAGGATCAGCTTCCCTCTGCCCAGTCCGGATGCTCGGCCAGGAGCTGATCGGCTGCCCGCTCCATCTCCTGCTGCACCTGATCCGTCATCTGCTCGGCGTCGATCTGGTCCGCCAGGAACTGCTGCAGGAGGTTCCACAGCGTGTCCACAAACTCGCGGGTCAACATGCTGTCGAACGGCTCGATCCGCTCCGTGCCGTACTTGACCATCATGTCCGTGTACACGGAGAGCGTCGGATCGGCACCCGTGGTGTCCACCGTGCCGGGGGCGAATCCGCCATGATCGTTCAGCAGCGCGATCAGGTTCTTGGGAGCCGTGATGAAGCGCATCCAGTCGATGGTCTCATCCAGCACGCCGCGCTCCTCGGCCACGCTGGCGATGGCGTACTGGAAGACGCCACCCACGCCCGCCATGGCCGGGAAGTCCAC encodes:
- a CDS encoding sugar ABC transporter permease gives rise to the protein MTQLTAQRARPAAVSPSKIAVTLRHAARCKECYLLLLPTFTLILLFNYYPAASALYHSFFDWNGANFKRFSGLSNFNLMIHDPTIWLSLGNMVKLTLVALAINLTFPLMAGALIFHLRDLRLAYFYRVLFVVPMVVPGMVTLMIWRFIYNPNIGLLNQILRSIGLGSLARPWLGDFDLALYAIMFIGFPWVAGISTLIYLAGFQAIPMELLDAAAIDGASTWKRFWHVELPLVMSQVKLIVILTVIGSFQGFTTIMVMTNGGPGVSTMVPGLYLYRNAMYYNKMGYACAIGTMLFIVTLILTYLNTRYLKSSVEFTGV